The following nucleotide sequence is from Glycine max cultivar Williams 82 chromosome 9, Glycine_max_v4.0, whole genome shotgun sequence.
taagagtttaattgaaactaaaataaagtaataattaCTTTAGTAACACATCCGGGTGTTACAAAATAATTGGTGGTTTCGTTGTAGCATGAAGTTTGGTTGTCTTGACTAAAATATTGAGACGAATCATCACAGTATTTTGTGCAAAAAGTTTCCGGTAGCTTAATTTCCCCCTGCTAAGACGCAGTGACCGATCAAGGAATTTAATGTAGTGGGggcaataattatataaataaatttgtaagtgtaaaatgttaatttttttatctgccATAAAAAGATAATATGTTAAAGGATATTAGGTGCGTGAAAAGTTAACATGTTCAAGGCATTTAGtaggattattattattattattattattattattattattattattattatttataaagttaaaaataGCAATACAAAaacaggaaaaagaaagaaaaaaacaaccaTTGCCTCATATGATGGACACCCAagacataaacaaaaataacatcaaacatAGAAATAGGACACGTTTCCAGCAGAAGCAAATCATCTTCAGAACTAGGCCTTGCAAGCCTATCCGTCAACTTGTTTTCTTCATGATATATATGGTGGAAAGACAAGTTCCAATCAAATTCCAGAAACTATTGAATTTGCCGAATAAGAGAGTTATAAGGATGCAACTCATTAACACTTTTGTTTGTAAGATCCATAGCTTGGAGTCAGATACACACTAGCATATCTTctttaataatgttaaaatttattagcagTAGTGCAATATTGTTTTGGGCTAGAGAGTGGGGCAATATAATGGgtaaattagtttaaatttttaaaaaaagttaaaaataagtatttttttataaaaatatatatgatttgtttattaaaataaatagaaaattatttttttaagtataaacaatttagataaatatattgaaaaacaaaaaattatttattttattaaaataagtacttattttaataaataagtttaattaaaCTGACCCAATataatctttaatttatatatctCATTCATATTAAACAAAACTGAAAACTTAGTGGGGGCAGCTGTCCACACAACCTTAGGAGTAGATCCGTCCCTTCTAAGACCAATTTCTTGATGAATCGAGGTAGTAATTAGAATTGAGggaaagagaaaacaaatgttAGAGAATCCTAGAAATTGAAAGGAAACTTACCTTACACTTTTTGCCTATTTCATGTTTTCATGAGTTTTGTCATCAAActataaaatttacattttaccatctaaatttcaaaattttcatatattttctcctaattttaatacttaatttttaaattttcacgtATTTTTCaccttgttttatttaaaaatgtttaattatattatatgggACAAAATGCAGGCCTGACCCAGTCCTCTAGGGGaccaaatataattttgatgattttgaattaaaaaattaatcaattatttattttataaaaagtccaaaatctattaaaataaatttcaataatatttgATACAACTTAATATTTACTTTACTTTTCTAAAGTTATATAATGAGGTTTTGCTTCACAATTTCAAAACTTGACTCATATAGAATAATCATTAAACAAGTGAATTAACTAGTGTGAGATTATTTACACatgttcatattttaaatttaaattttgaatagacAATTGCGTTAAAGTCTTGAAAGAAGAATTTTACTTCTCCTATACTccacttaaaacaaaaaaactaaattcatacactcaaactcaaaattatattacagctaatcatgacaaaaaaaaaatgaaataataagagaaaaaaatacatctaaataatattaataaaaaaaaagagaataattatAAGTATATCTCCCAAATTTAGTTATCAATGTGTAATTTTATctcataaacaaaaattaattaaacataacatttaattcctcaaattaattttaatcaaatcaatataaaaaagaaaggataataaaattatttggttataaatgtgaatattttaaacctttaaaataatagtaataaattttgtaaaatgaatatattaacaaagaaaataaataacatcaaatatcattattttttcaatgaatgctattattaaaatattacattacatttattaaatataggTCCATTATGTTTGGGGTCCTCCAATAAACATAGATCCGTCCAAGACAAAATGTACAAAATTTTGAACTTTAAGTGACAAAATATGTGACATTTTGTAAGTTGAATgacaaaatgtaaaataaaaaataaaaattgagtcACAAACATAGAAGatttaatgatttataattaaacctaaagtttataaaacattttatctcaaaataatttcttaaaattccaATTCAATACAATTCcttcaaaaattataataataaaataaaaacaaaaaacactgaAGCTAAGCTATACAGCGAGACGAGACGCCAGTGTGTTCCTTTTCCTCCCTACCCTTTCGAAGACCTCAGCTTGACCACCCTCTATTTATCTCTCCAATGGCCACCGCCGAACCACTCCAGAACGGCTCCGCCGAAAACCCACTTCCGGTGGACAATGCCCCCGCCGCGCAACCGCCCACCGAAACGGAAGCTGACGCCGCCGCCACGGCATCTACTCCGCCGGAGAAGAGGTGGCCGGGGTGGCCTGGGGACTGCGTGTTTCGGCTCATCGTGCCGGTGGGAAAAGTGGGAAGCATCATTGGACGCAAGGGAGAGCTGATAAAGAAGATGTGCGAAGAAACTCGATCCCGCATTCGCGTTCTCGACGCTCCTCTCGGCACTCCCGATCGAATTGTATGTCTCAATTGCATCTAATCCCTGTTTCTGTTTCTAGGGTTTTCTTCTTATCCCCTctcgtttaattttttaaattttaaatttttatttaaaattttgattgataCCCTAAAAGAAATGAAgtgactttttcttttttaattattttactgctTGTTTGCATCTCTTTTCTTTAATTCCTATGCTAATAAACTATCGAGCGCGTGCGCGGAGCTGTATTAGCTTAATCAGTGGTCTCGAATTTGAATTCTGGATATGCAACTGCATTAAATACTCCATAATGAGAACTTTATCGCTAATGTGCAGATTGTGATATGCTAATGTGCTTCCACTTCTCTTGTGTTTAGGAAGCCGTGGTAttgaaattgagtttttttttagtctAAGTGTAAATTTATGTCAATCAAATAGATATCAAAGTTAggaattttaaagtaattattataaaagtcaatagtaatttttaattatatgattatccACGGTTGGATGAAGGTGAACCGATTTCAATTACATTCATTAAAATATAGCTGTAAATtggaattaattttttgttactaCTTGTAACGGAACATGTCTTTTGTctgctctattttttttttcattccgtTTTTCACATTCTGTTTTGTTTATGCTTTCCTCTCATTAAATGTGTGTTTTAGTTGGTGTTGTATTTTGGGTTTTACGTTTGCTTTCATTGTTCAACTTCAATTTTATcctaactttaaaattatatgtggTGTATAGTCTTCTGTGTCTGTGCttagaattttatttactttcctaTAGAAAGTGAATGGAAGTTGACTCTATAGATCAATTGCTTTGTATGTTTCTGTTCAGATGACTAGTTTATGCATGCTCGTCAACTCTTTTGAATGTTTTCCTTTAATGATGACGTCTATTTGTTTGTGTATTTGTTTCTGTGTTATACTGAATatggttagattttttttatttctcataggTACTTGTGTCCGGGAAGGAAGATCCAGAGGCAGCTCTTTCCCCGGCAATGGATGCTGTAGTAAGGATATTCAAACGTGTCTCTGGATTCTCTGAAACTGATGCTGAGAATCAAGAATCTGCCGCTGGTCTTGCATTTTCTTCCATCCGTTTATTGGTGGCATCGACTCAGGCTATCAATTTAATTGGAAAGCAAGGCTCTTTAATCAAATCTATTCAGGAGAATACCAGTGCTTCAGTTAGAGTGTTGTCAGGAGGTATGCTTCCTGTCATGTTATGCAATTATGCATCTATGATGATGCCCCTATTTCTTAGTAGTCATGTGATCTTTTGTGTATTCTCTTTTATGGACTAATGTTATGTGAAGTATACTATAGGAGTCACTCCTAGGTAGAGGTGTGGGAGCACAGGACCACAAAATTTTGCTTTATCAGAAATAGCAAATAATCCACACATAATAGACACATGCAActtaaaacagaaaacaaaaaaaaaaagaacatgtttatcattcatattcaaaatcaatgataaaaggaaaaatcattattgatatAGGCTTAGATGTTGTTTGGATTAACTTTTCCATTAACActtacaagaaaagaaaatgagaaggtaaaatgaattgaccttctttcataaactaaaatcaacttatgcacttaATATTCACTGTCCATAATACGTGCAAGTAATATTcctcttgtctcttgctaaaATTGCAATGCATGTACTTTGTCTTTCTTCAACTTAAGCTTAAACCTTTTGTTTCCAAAGTCTGTCACCAAAGCTCAAATTTAAACTTAACTTCCCTTGATTCCtaacttttttgtttaattctttCACAAGTCACAACACTCCTCTTGGCACTTGATCTTAAGTTTTTTTCAAGTCAATAAAAGTAAgcctctttctttttgcttcGGTATCTTTCCATCATCAACTCTTGTAAAAGATAAATGACTTTTTGTTGTATAACTTCCTAgcataaaacaaaattgattctCAGCAATCCTCATATCTTCTCTTAACTATGCTCAATCACCGTTTTCCATAATTTCATAGTACAACTCATAAGTTTTATACCTCTGCAATTTAAACAATTCTGAATATCCCCTTGTTCTTAAGTATAGGAATCAAAATGTTCTTCCTTTCCTCGTCTGACATTTTCTTAGATCTCAAAATTTTGCTAAATAGCTTAGTGAGCTATGCGACACCTTATTCTCCTATACACTTCCAAACTTTAATCAGAATACCATTTGGACCAATAGCTTTACCATTATCTATCCTTTTAAGGGCTTCTTTTACTTATCCAATCCAAATTCTACAGTAGTAGGCCAAATTTTGTTTGTCCTCATGGATTTCTAGTCCTTCCATGTTCAGAGTCAATCGTCCAAAGTTGAAAAGATTATAAATTAGTTCtcccttttctctttgataTCTTGATTTGTGACCATTAATACATCTTGCTTGATtcaattcttttgtttttctttcactaTTTCTGGCAAGCTTATATATCCTACGTTCTCCATTCTTTATCCCGAGATCTTTGTAAATCTCttctaacattttaaattgtGCTTCAGTTACACCTTTCATTGTCTCATTTCTAGCATTCCCAAGAAAGAAATATCTactagttaataaatttatattatgtgtGTCATATAatagtgggataaggctttgttgttgttgttgttgacattttgttgttattatatGTGTACCATATAAATGGAAATGCCCTAGTCTTGTTCAAGAATATGATTCTCCTACGTGCTTGTGAAATTTCCATATAATGTTGTTGTCGTATAGTTAAGCATCAACCTTATAGTTTTATACAGTAATTTCTTTGTATCCATCAACATGTGTGTTGATGAGTATTGTGAATAGAAATAGTTAATAGGTATATTGATTATGCCGGTATGCTCACATGAGTCCGGTTGCCCTGTCCTGTTTACTTTTAAATGCAATTTTACTGTTCCCAGATTAAAATAAGACCTCTTCCAGACTAGTCATTTCTTAAATTCCATATTTCTTGTTAAATCTGGATGCAATGATACTAATGATCTGAATgcatcttttctcttctttcatcatAGCATGGCATTCCAGTTAGCCTGCGATGATTTaatctataatatattattttaatgccaaatcattttcatgaaGATGAGGTGCAATTTTATGCTACTGCGAATGAGAGGATTGTGGAAATTCAGGGAGAAGCCTTGAAGGTCCTTAAAGCTCTGGAAGCAGTAGTTGGCCATCTGAGGAAATTTTTGGTTGATCATAGCGTTCTTCCCCTATTTGAGAAAACTGTAAGCTCGTAATTTTCTGatcttgaatttgaaaataacataTGTTTAGGGGGTCTCTCTTCCACTCAACTTTCTACAATATAGCgttttattctttctttgatGTTCTTTCCTCCTTCAAAACACAAGGAATAACAGTTTGACACCTTAGTTGCCTTTTACAAGTTTGAAACACaacatattatataatatatcacAATAACCGTTGAATCATAACCTATAACTGCCTAATTTgaagttaatataaaaataactatgCAATAATATTATCCTAGATTCCTAATACAGAATTATAACTtccaaaatcagattttggTCAATTGTTATATGATGTTTTGgcttaaaatgtatattttctGTGTTGAACTGCTACTGTATTCTGTTAATGTGATGGATGCCGTCTAAGAAATgagaaatatattatttcttatttttgctatatatttaCGCTATTGTATGTGATTTCGTTGTGTCAAAGTACAATGCCCCTACCTCACAAGACCGTCAAGCAGAGACCTGGTCTGACAAGTCATTGTTGCATACTTCTTCACGTACTAGCATATTTGCCGATATTCCTCTTTCAACAAAAAGGGATTCTGTCTTAGCTGACCGTGAAAGTCAATTGGACTTGTTTCTCCCTTCCTCCACTATGTCTCTCTATGGTCAGGATTCTTCACTTTCTGGCGTCCATTCTTCAGCTCTTGGCCGTGTTGGTGCTCCTATTGTTACTACGGTTAGTTATATTAACCCTTCACATGTTTTCTGTTCATTGCCTTTCATGAAATTTACTGGGGAATGGGACTGATAACTGATTGTCTCTATTTTGTCAAGTTTTACTGCTTGTTGCAGAATAATGTGCGTGCGTGATTGCCTgttttttgcaaaaagaataTGTATGTGTGCCTctgttttgtatatatatatagaaagagagagaggagggaTCCACTTACTCCAAGAGTTACTCTAAGTAAGTggatcccccccccccccccccacatatatatatattagtgtgTGTGATTTCATCTATTTTGTCAAGTTATACTTGTAATTGGGAGATTTCTCAAGTTTGTCCAGAAAAGTTGTAATGTGTTGAGATAATGAGCGATTGTTGAAAGATTCCTGTGGGGCTTAGGAAAGAGGTGTCAAACCACATTAAATTTGTGTCTTTTGCtatttatattttgtgtttCTGAAAACAACTGTGTTTGCTCATGCTTCAgtctatatattttgtttatttatgtcTTCTGTTGAATTGTTGATAGTCATGGTACCCTTCATTCCCCCAATAATTTCCACTTATTAGGTAATACAAACAATGCAAATACCTCTATCCTATGCGGAAGACATCATTGGTATTCAAGGGACTAATATTGAATACATTCGCCGCACTAGTGGAGCCATATTGACTGTGCAGGAGAGCCGGGTTCCTGATGAAATCGTTGTAGAAATAAAAGGCACCTCATCTGAGGTTCAAACAGCTCAACAATTGATTCAGGTAGGAGACTTCAGAGGGCCTTTTCTTCTAGGAAAAGGaagttatatttttctatttctgttACATAAGCATGTGTGCATGGTCGGATGGGGTGGTAGTTAGTATTTATGCATGGGGAGGTCTCTTGCTTACATATTTCTATCCTAGTCGCTCATTCTATAGCCATTAATGTTTCACTTGGTAAAATGCTTTAGGAACACTCACTATTACTTCCTCATCTTCATATTCTTTGCTgaagtcttttatttttattacttgagTGTTACTTGATAGTGCAATATGAGGATTGAAAGACAATAGTTCAATTTTGTTTGTAAGGAAATGAAAGATGATTTCAAGTGCCCTTTAGTTCTTTGTATATATGTAACGTAAGAGTAGAAGCTAGATGAAAGCATGATATTATTGATTCATAACTATCTCTGTATAAACTAAGTTGTAACATTTTAAGTGGACATCTTACAATATGACTATTTTGTTGGAAGTTGATAGTTGGGTGTTTTCCCTTACTTCAACCTGAATAGGCCAATCGTTTAGGAGTTATTGTTGACTTCGTCTGATGGATAGGATTAACTTTTCAGAGATAGTAATATCCATTCCTGAAGGGAATATGCTCGTGCACTGGACAAAATTAAGCATAAGTGTTAAATTTTCAACTTATTTTGCTCGACTGACACTTGATTAGAGTACTTTACCTTCAGGATACAATTCCTATTGGAACAGTTGATTAATTTAGCTTTTGCTCACATAAATTCTTTCCTCTGCATTGCAGGATGTTATAAGCAGTCACAAAGAACCTGTCACTAGCAGTTATGGCAGGCTAGATGCAGTTCCAAGGTCTTCATACTCTCATTTGGGCACTACATCACGCCTCCCTCCATCTTCGTTGTCCTCACAACCATACACAGGTTATGGAGCTTCTGGTTTAGGAGACTACAGTACTTTCAGGCTTTAAATTGGTTTTCCCTATATTCAAGGGTACTCCATTTAGACTAGTTTCTTTCTAATTGGGTCTGATTGGAGAGATTAACGCTTGAGTATATCATGAGGCCTCAGAGAAGCTTGCTTTCATGTATTTGATATCATCTTGTATTGTGGGTAATTTTATAGGTGGCCTGTAGCTGAgaaattttatagaaaatgtAATGAAATATTAGTCATTTTGATGATGTTTATTTTTCAAGTGCGCATATGAAGCAGGTTGCAAATACCAAATATCTcggtttttttttactaacaaggggtattttttttggtatttttcatATGGGTgcaatttttgaattatttaccGAAAGGAGTAAGTCATAACAAGTGTTACGACTTTTCAGTTAGAAGTTGTAACACGTgttataacttaatttttttttttaactgaagtcgtaaataattttatgatttcagtattttttttttttatgacttcGAAGGCAtaacctgttttttttttttgcttttacaactttaaaatcgtaaaaggtttttgtttttttctagtattacaacttcaaagttgtaatatcctttttttttataattatcagGACTTTGAAgttgtaactatttttttcatgcattttttatattactttgttttgtttttaatttttttaaaattgtaataaaatatatttatttaattattaaataaataattttaattttacttgttattaattttatttaatatgtcatatattttttatgattttttaatgttatattttttaatgttttattatttaaaatatattatatatttttaaatattattttatttaatatatttaaaatttagataatcttttaataatgttatgtaatttttttttaaatgaaatataaaagtatCTTAATggcatataatatatttttttgaatatttgttttattttaaatacttaaattttaaa
It contains:
- the LOC100817448 gene encoding RNA-binding KH domain-containing protein PEPPER is translated as MATAEPLQNGSAENPLPVDNAPAAQPPTETEADAAATASTPPEKRWPGWPGDCVFRLIVPVGKVGSIIGRKGELIKKMCEETRSRIRVLDAPLGTPDRIVLVSGKEDPEAALSPAMDAVVRIFKRVSGFSETDAENQESAAGLAFSSIRLLVASTQAINLIGKQGSLIKSIQENTSASVRVLSGDEVQFYATANERIVEIQGEALKVLKALEAVVGHLRKFLVDHSVLPLFEKTYNAPTSQDRQAETWSDKSLLHTSSRTSIFADIPLSTKRDSVLADRESQLDLFLPSSTMSLYGQDSSLSGVHSSALGRVGAPIVTTVIQTMQIPLSYAEDIIGIQGTNIEYIRRTSGAILTVQESRVPDEIVVEIKGTSSEVQTAQQLIQDVISSHKEPVTSSYGRLDAVPRSSYSHLGTTSRLPPSSLSSQPYTGYGASGLGDYSTFRL